The genomic region TTCCCGTCAGGATGAACAGCGTCAGGTGACCGTTGAGGCGCCGGCGTCTCCGCAGGCGCCTGCCATGCCGCAGATTCAGATGGAAACGGTTGCAGTGCCTGAACCGCAAGCCTTGCCGCAAGAACCTGTGCCAACGGATGAAGAAGTCGCCGAAGACACGGCGCCTGCTGCGCCCGTTGCACCGGCACCGGCACCGGCACCGGCAGCTACAGCGCCCATTATGATCACCAAGCCTGCTGCGCCGCCCGCGGTGGCCAAGCCGATTCCTGCGCCTGCCCAGCCGATTACCTCGGCATCGAGCAAGCCTGACACCACGCAAAGCCGTGTCGATGCCAACGGTCTGTCGGTGAGCTGGTCGGTGCAACTGGCCAGTCTGTCGAGCCGCGCCAGTGCCGAAAGCCTGCAAAAAAACCTGCGCAGCCAAGGCTACAACGCCTACATCCGTTCGGCCGATGGCAAGAATCGAGTGTTCGTCGGGCCGCTGATCGAGCGCGCCGAAGCCGATCGGCTGCGTGATCTGTTGGGCCGTCAGCAGAACCTCAAGGGGTTTGTCGTGCGCTTCCAGCCTGAGCGCGGTTAAAAACTATCGCCTCGATTGAAATGCACTGACAATCGCAGCTTACCGAGAGGCATGCGCTCTGCTAAAATGCGCCGCCTTATCCGTCTGTAGGCTGCACTGTGCCATTTACCTGGGTTGACTGGGCGATCGTTGCAATCATCGCCATCTCCGCTTTGATCAGTTTGAGCCGCGGCTTCGTCAAGGAAGCATTATCGCTGGTCACCTGGATCATCGCAGGAGTCGTCGCCTGGATGTTCGGTGGTTCACTGTCCGAGTACCTCGCCGGATACATCGAAACCCCATCGGCTCGCGTGATCGCGGGCTGTGCCATCATGTTTGTCGCCACACTGATCGTGGGCGCAATGATCAATTATCTTATCGGCGAGTTGGTTCGCGTCACCGGGTTGTCCGGGACCGATCGATTCC from Pseudomonas tensinigenes harbors:
- a CDS encoding SPOR domain-containing protein, with product MALLDKAYKQRMVGALVLVALAVIFLPMLFSRQDEQRQVTVEAPASPQAPAMPQIQMETVAVPEPQALPQEPVPTDEEVAEDTAPAAPVAPAPAPAPAATAPIMITKPAAPPAVAKPIPAPAQPITSASSKPDTTQSRVDANGLSVSWSVQLASLSSRASAESLQKNLRSQGYNAYIRSADGKNRVFVGPLIERAEADRLRDLLGRQQNLKGFVVRFQPERG
- a CDS encoding CvpA family protein, giving the protein MPFTWVDWAIVAIIAISALISLSRGFVKEALSLVTWIIAGVVAWMFGGSLSEYLAGYIETPSARVIAGCAIMFVATLIVGAMINYLIGELVRVTGLSGTDRFLGMAFGAARGVLLVVVAVGLLSLGPVQQDGWWKESQLVPKFLLVADWSKNLILGWSSQWLASGISVPADIPFKEQLLPSAKTPQ